Proteins from a genomic interval of Enterococcus faecium:
- a CDS encoding endonuclease/exonuclease/phosphatase family protein, producing the protein MKFMTLNTHSWLEPEPEKKLQELADKILLEDYEVIALQEINQLLESEEVEPAKLMKFCQVKNQVPIRKDNFAYRLVQLLKEHGKEYFWSWEMSHIGYDKYEEGNALLTKKTLESQVLTVSQSQKKEDYQTRKILIGKTKIDDQDIFVSSCHFSWWTDKKSGFYFEWKNLENYFLETRVPLFFLGDFNNPVDSQGYYTVRESCLLLQDSYVVANEKGKAATVEKKIDGWEQNTEKLRIDFIFVPEGMQVKKYQRIFDGIDSPIISDHYGVEIELDVNE; encoded by the coding sequence ATGAAATTCATGACACTCAACACGCATAGCTGGCTTGAGCCAGAACCAGAGAAAAAATTGCAAGAATTAGCAGATAAGATCCTGTTAGAAGATTATGAAGTGATTGCTTTACAAGAAATCAACCAATTACTGGAATCTGAAGAAGTAGAACCTGCGAAGCTAATGAAGTTCTGTCAGGTAAAGAATCAAGTACCTATCCGTAAAGATAATTTTGCCTACCGTTTAGTTCAGCTTTTAAAGGAACACGGAAAAGAGTATTTTTGGAGTTGGGAAATGAGCCACATCGGTTATGATAAATATGAAGAAGGAAATGCACTGCTTACGAAAAAAACATTGGAAAGTCAGGTCCTTACCGTCTCCCAATCTCAAAAGAAAGAAGATTATCAGACACGCAAGATCTTGATTGGGAAAACAAAGATAGATGATCAGGACATTTTTGTCTCGAGCTGCCACTTTTCTTGGTGGACAGATAAAAAAAGTGGCTTTTATTTTGAGTGGAAAAACTTGGAAAACTACTTTTTGGAAACTCGCGTACCACTTTTTTTCCTAGGTGATTTCAATAATCCAGTAGACTCTCAAGGTTATTATACTGTAAGAGAAAGTTGCCTTCTTCTTCAAGATTCGTATGTTGTCGCGAATGAAAAAGGAAAAGCAGCTACTGTGGAAAAGAAAATAGATGGTTGGGAACAAAATACAGAAAAATTGCGTATAGATTTTATTTTCGTCCCTGAAGGAATGCAGGTTAAAAAATATCAACGGATTTTTGATGGGATCGATAGTCCAATCATCAGTGATCACTACGGGGTGGAAATCGAATTAGATGTGAACGAATAA
- a CDS encoding phenolic acid decarboxylase, whose amino-acid sequence MKEFKELEDFIGTHFIYTYDNGWEYEWYAKNDHTVDYRIHGGMVKGRWVKDQEADIVKLTDGVFKITWTEPTGTDVALDFMPNEKKLHGMIFFPKWVEEHPEITVTFQNEHIAEMEAAREKYETYPKLLVPEFATITYMGDAGIDNEDVISEEPYDGMPDDIRSGKYFDENYKRVK is encoded by the coding sequence ATGAAAGAATTTAAAGAATTGGAAGATTTTATTGGAACTCACTTTATCTATACGTATGACAATGGTTGGGAATATGAATGGTATGCCAAAAATGACCATACTGTTGATTACCGTATCCATGGCGGAATGGTCAAAGGCCGTTGGGTAAAAGACCAAGAAGCTGATATCGTTAAATTGACGGACGGCGTATTCAAAATCACTTGGACAGAGCCAACAGGGACAGACGTGGCATTGGACTTTATGCCAAATGAAAAGAAACTTCACGGAATGATCTTTTTCCCTAAATGGGTTGAAGAACATCCAGAAATCACTGTTACTTTCCAAAACGAACATATCGCAGAAATGGAAGCAGCTCGTGAAAAATATGAAACTTATCCAAAATTACTTGTTCCTGAATTTGCTACGATCACTTATATGGGTGATGCAGGTATAGACAATGAAGATGTTATTAGCGAAGAACCATACGATGGAATGCCAGATGATATCCGTAGCGGAAAATACTTCGATGAAAATTATAAACGAGTAAAATAA
- a CDS encoding PadR family transcriptional regulator: MARKNTLRYILLGLLSKKKMTGYELNQSFKNEIGEFWQAKHSQIYPELAKMEEQGIIQHQVEITGEKLEKKVYELTEEGKEQLAEWIHTPTNELPVNRDEFVLKLYFVKDVNDPALVEIIQQQRDLHEEKRLHLLERKKTIFPTEKEKHENYGHYLILAHAINRETEYANWLTDVLEESNRKK, from the coding sequence ATGGCAAGAAAAAATACACTTCGATATATTTTGTTAGGGTTATTAAGTAAGAAGAAGATGACAGGATATGAATTGAATCAATCGTTCAAAAATGAAATAGGAGAATTTTGGCAAGCAAAACATAGTCAGATTTATCCTGAACTTGCAAAAATGGAAGAGCAAGGAATCATTCAGCATCAAGTAGAGATCACAGGTGAAAAATTGGAAAAGAAAGTTTATGAATTAACAGAAGAAGGGAAGGAACAATTGGCAGAGTGGATTCATACACCAACCAATGAACTACCGGTTAATCGAGACGAATTTGTTCTGAAATTGTATTTCGTCAAAGACGTGAATGATCCGGCATTAGTAGAAATTATTCAGCAGCAGCGTGACCTTCATGAAGAAAAACGACTTCATCTATTAGAGCGAAAAAAAACGATCTTTCCTACTGAAAAAGAAAAACATGAAAATTACGGACACTACCTGATTTTAGCGCATGCGATCAATCGGGAAACAGAATATGCAAATTGGCTAACAGATGTATTAGAAGAAAGTAACCGAAAAAAATAA
- a CDS encoding class C sortase has product MKQSKQKQSRRLLFRLFLLICIVVGLLIALYPFYVDSLNSFIDQKRIEQVQKRTAAEIEVQRKKMEEKNQRLTDQGFNPGTDPFNEKNRNESTTSSQLEEWLIGSINIPKIQLNISLYDRLNGRILENGAGVLQGTSFPLGGNSTHSVISAHSGLPNRRLFTELDRLENGDTFILTVLGEKLAYQVKNIQVVLPDDTSVLTISEGEDLVTLLTCTPYMINTHRLLVTGHRIPYNKSVKKEEGKGNQERTMRQWFILAGTIIAVVILLVFIGRLIYQYRLSKKVLDFSFIISDSSGKPVNGSSFILKHKKKTLTRNGVPFSVQSDHHGKVKLDQLPGGTYRIVSADDPKVAVSFGIRKVKQEKIYFFEGRKLVKELQKNGFYFKINE; this is encoded by the coding sequence GTGAAGCAGAGTAAGCAAAAACAGTCTCGTCGACTTTTGTTTCGTTTGTTTTTATTAATATGTATCGTCGTAGGGTTACTGATCGCTTTATATCCATTTTATGTGGATTCTTTAAATAGTTTTATTGATCAAAAACGTATCGAACAAGTACAAAAACGGACCGCAGCTGAAATTGAAGTGCAGCGAAAGAAAATGGAGGAGAAAAACCAACGATTAACTGACCAAGGATTCAATCCTGGTACTGATCCTTTCAATGAAAAGAACAGAAATGAAAGTACAACATCCAGCCAATTAGAGGAATGGCTGATCGGAAGTATCAATATACCTAAGATCCAATTAAATATTTCACTTTATGATCGGCTCAATGGTAGGATCCTTGAAAATGGAGCAGGCGTCTTGCAAGGAACCTCTTTCCCGCTTGGTGGAAATTCGACGCATTCAGTGATCTCTGCTCACAGCGGTTTACCTAATCGACGGTTATTTACCGAATTAGATCGTTTAGAAAACGGAGACACGTTTATTTTGACTGTTTTGGGGGAGAAATTGGCTTATCAAGTTAAAAATATACAAGTGGTACTGCCAGATGACACGTCTGTTCTAACGATTTCAGAAGGAGAAGACTTAGTTACCTTGCTTACATGTACGCCGTATATGATCAACACGCATCGTTTGCTAGTGACAGGACATCGGATTCCTTATAACAAATCGGTAAAAAAAGAAGAAGGAAAAGGAAATCAGGAAAGAACCATGCGGCAATGGTTTATTCTTGCAGGAACGATAATAGCTGTAGTCATACTGTTAGTGTTTATCGGACGACTAATCTATCAGTATAGATTAAGTAAAAAAGTGCTTGATTTTTCATTTATTATTAGTGATTCGTCAGGGAAACCGGTAAATGGTAGTTCATTCATTTTGAAACATAAGAAAAAAACACTTACTAGAAATGGTGTGCCGTTTTCAGTACAAAGCGACCATCATGGGAAAGTCAAGCTGGATCAATTGCCTGGTGGAACTTATCGAATCGTTTCAGCTGATGATCCTAAAGTTGCTGTTTCTTTTGGTATTAGAAAAGTAAAACAAGAGAAGATATACTTTTTTGAGGGGCGAAAACTTGTAAAAGAGCTTCAAAAAAATGGTTTTTATTTTAAAATCAATGAATAA
- a CDS encoding GNAT family N-acetyltransferase: MIRTTTKLSAKELESVLSIWLHANLDSHEFIPSTYWENQVESVRKALPDAVIYLAEIDQEIIGFAGVIDQFIAGIFVKREYRQQRIGTQLMKKIKETNKTLTLTVYQKNQSAIHFYLSQGFTIQTQQKDEAVNEEELVMKWNQNADF, from the coding sequence ATGATCCGCACAACAACAAAATTGTCTGCCAAAGAACTGGAATCTGTTCTATCGATTTGGCTGCATGCTAACTTGGATTCTCATGAATTCATTCCATCAACTTATTGGGAGAATCAAGTAGAATCTGTTAGGAAAGCTTTACCAGATGCAGTGATTTACTTAGCAGAAATAGATCAAGAAATTATTGGTTTTGCTGGGGTGATTGATCAGTTTATCGCAGGAATCTTTGTGAAAAGGGAATACCGGCAACAAAGAATCGGTACGCAACTAATGAAAAAAATAAAAGAAACCAATAAAACACTGACTTTGACAGTCTATCAAAAAAATCAATCAGCTATTCATTTCTATCTTTCACAAGGTTTTACAATTCAAACACAGCAAAAAGATGAAGCAGTAAATGAGGAGGAACTTGTGATGAAATGGAATCAAAACGCTGATTTTTGA
- a CDS encoding PTS transporter subunit IIBC yields the protein MKKIFSFEFWQKFGKALMVVVAVMPAAGLMISIGKSIPLINPDWTPLVTTGGVIENIGWAIIGNLHILFALAIGGSWAKERAGGAFAAGISFILINRITGAIFGVTSDMLANEDAFTHTLFGTKIMVKGFFTSVLEAPALNMGVFVGIIAGFVGAMAYNKYYNYRKLPDALSFFNGKRFVPFVVILWSTIVALILAVVWPNVQAGINNFGLWIAESQESAPILAPFLFGTLERLLLPFGLHHMLTIPINYTQLGGSYEILSGAQAGTQVFGQDPLWLAWATDLVNLKGAGDMSQYEFVLHNWTPARFKVGQMIGSSGILMGMAFAMYRNVDPDKKARYKSMYFSAALAVFLTGVTEPLEFMFMFAAVPLYVIYSVIQGAAFAMADILPLRVHSFGNIELLTRTPLAIKAGLGGDLINFVLCVIAFGVVTYFLANFLIKKFNFATPGRNGNYDNDSEETVVSNSGTGTADQQVVQIIHLLGGKENIKDVDACMTRLRVSVNDREKVGTEEAWKRAGAMGLIVKDNGVQAVYGPKADVLKSDIEDLLQSGAEIPEPEMVSTGNGQAGSKQYLGIEQELVSAASGEVIPLSEVKDPVFSQKMMGDGFAVIPTSREVVAPIAGKVTSIFPSKHAIGLETKDGIEVLIHMGIDTVQMNQPAFEIAVKEGQEVGTGTKLAEMDLDVIQNEEKDPTIMIVFTNDKVEEVVIKQLGTVTAGKVIGSIKM from the coding sequence ATGAAAAAGATATTTAGTTTTGAGTTTTGGCAAAAATTTGGAAAGGCTTTAATGGTTGTGGTAGCAGTTATGCCGGCAGCTGGGTTGATGATCAGTATAGGGAAATCAATTCCCTTGATCAATCCTGATTGGACGCCGCTTGTCACAACGGGCGGAGTAATTGAAAATATTGGTTGGGCAATTATTGGTAATCTTCATATTTTATTTGCTTTAGCAATAGGAGGAAGTTGGGCAAAAGAAAGAGCAGGCGGAGCATTTGCAGCTGGGATCTCATTTATTTTAATCAATCGGATCACTGGGGCTATCTTTGGTGTCACAAGTGACATGCTTGCGAATGAAGATGCATTTACCCACACTCTGTTCGGTACGAAGATCATGGTTAAAGGATTTTTTACAAGTGTATTGGAAGCACCAGCTTTGAATATGGGAGTATTCGTAGGGATCATCGCTGGATTTGTCGGGGCAATGGCTTATAATAAGTACTATAATTATAGAAAATTGCCGGATGCTTTGTCATTTTTCAATGGAAAGCGCTTTGTTCCGTTTGTTGTTATCTTATGGTCAACAATCGTGGCATTGATTCTTGCTGTGGTGTGGCCAAACGTACAGGCTGGAATCAATAATTTTGGTTTATGGATTGCAGAATCACAAGAAAGCGCACCGATTCTAGCACCGTTTTTATTTGGAACATTAGAACGTTTACTATTGCCATTTGGATTGCATCATATGCTGACGATTCCTATCAACTATACACAGCTTGGCGGATCGTATGAGATTTTATCAGGCGCACAGGCGGGGACACAAGTATTTGGGCAAGATCCGTTATGGTTGGCTTGGGCCACTGATTTAGTGAATCTTAAAGGTGCAGGGGATATGTCGCAATATGAGTTTGTGTTGCATAACTGGACGCCGGCTCGTTTCAAAGTAGGACAAATGATTGGTTCTTCAGGTATCTTGATGGGAATGGCTTTTGCGATGTATCGTAATGTCGATCCTGATAAGAAAGCAAGATATAAATCAATGTATTTTTCAGCAGCGTTGGCTGTCTTTCTAACAGGTGTAACAGAACCATTGGAGTTCATGTTTATGTTTGCTGCTGTGCCATTATATGTCATTTATTCAGTGATCCAAGGGGCTGCATTTGCGATGGCAGATATCTTGCCATTGCGGGTCCATTCATTTGGGAATATCGAATTGCTGACTCGGACACCGTTAGCTATCAAAGCGGGTCTAGGTGGAGATCTTATCAACTTCGTGTTGTGTGTGATCGCTTTTGGTGTTGTTACGTATTTCTTAGCAAATTTCTTGATCAAAAAATTCAACTTTGCTACACCGGGACGTAACGGAAATTACGACAATGACAGTGAAGAAACCGTTGTATCTAACAGCGGAACAGGAACAGCAGATCAGCAAGTGGTCCAGATCATTCATTTGCTGGGAGGAAAAGAAAATATCAAAGATGTCGATGCTTGTATGACTCGGTTACGCGTAAGTGTAAATGATCGAGAAAAAGTAGGGACTGAAGAAGCCTGGAAACGAGCAGGGGCGATGGGATTGATCGTCAAAGACAATGGAGTCCAAGCAGTTTATGGACCAAAAGCAGATGTCTTGAAATCAGATATCGAAGATCTGCTGCAATCAGGAGCAGAGATTCCAGAGCCAGAAATGGTTTCTACAGGAAATGGACAAGCAGGTAGTAAGCAATACTTAGGTATAGAACAAGAACTAGTTTCCGCAGCTTCTGGAGAAGTGATTCCTTTATCTGAAGTAAAAGATCCGGTATTCTCACAAAAAATGATGGGTGACGGCTTTGCTGTTATTCCAACATCAAGAGAAGTTGTTGCGCCGATCGCTGGAAAAGTGACAAGTATTTTCCCTAGCAAACATGCAATTGGGCTGGAAACGAAAGATGGTATCGAAGTTTTGATCCATATGGGAATCGATACAGTCCAAATGAATCAGCCAGCTTTTGAGATTGCTGTCAAAGAAGGCCAAGAAGTAGGAACAGGAACGAAATTAGCTGAGATGGATCTTGATGTGATCCAAAACGAAGAAAAAGATCCAACGATCATGATCGTATTTACAAACGATAAAGTAGAAGAAGTAGTGATCAAGCAATTAGGTACAGTGACAGCTGGTAAAGTGATCGGCTCCATTAAAATGTAA